A single genomic interval of Devosia oryziradicis harbors:
- a CDS encoding cytochrome c1 — MFNTKTILAAVALVAGFALPAMAQEGHSTPPIEKQSWSFAGIFGTYDQNQLQRGFQVFREVCSSCHSARLIAFRNLAEEGGPSFSEEQVKALAAEYEVADPTADGGVRKGVPADRWPSPFATEQDARDANGGALPPDFSVLAKARGVKEEGLWWVLNYFTGYSEGGPDYIHALLNGYHEEAPEGFELPEGKYYNDYFPGHAIGMAPPLQDGQITYEVAEGETEVPLTLQQYSTDVAAFMMWMGEPHLAGRKQTGFVVLLFLIGFAGLMYLTKRRIWQGIEH, encoded by the coding sequence ATGTTCAACACCAAGACTATCCTTGCCGCAGTGGCCCTGGTTGCCGGCTTCGCACTTCCTGCCATGGCGCAGGAAGGGCATTCGACCCCGCCTATCGAAAAGCAGAGCTGGTCGTTCGCCGGTATCTTCGGCACCTATGACCAGAACCAGCTGCAGCGCGGCTTCCAGGTGTTCCGCGAAGTCTGCTCAAGCTGCCACAGCGCGCGGCTGATCGCTTTCCGCAACCTGGCGGAAGAGGGCGGCCCGTCCTTCTCGGAAGAGCAGGTCAAGGCGCTCGCCGCCGAGTACGAAGTCGCCGACCCCACCGCCGATGGCGGTGTGCGCAAAGGCGTACCGGCCGACCGCTGGCCGTCGCCTTTCGCTACCGAGCAGGACGCTCGTGACGCCAATGGCGGCGCGCTCCCGCCCGATTTCTCGGTGCTGGCCAAAGCGCGCGGCGTCAAGGAAGAAGGCCTCTGGTGGGTGCTGAACTACTTCACCGGCTATTCGGAAGGCGGCCCGGACTATATCCATGCGCTGCTCAACGGCTATCACGAAGAAGCCCCCGAGGGCTTCGAGCTGCCCGAGGGCAAGTATTACAACGACTACTTCCCGGGCCACGCCATCGGCATGGCGCCGCCGCTGCAGGATGGCCAGATCACCTATGAGGTCGCCGAGGGCGAGACCGAGGTACCGCTGACGCTGCAGCAGTATTCGACCGACGTTGCCGCCTTCATGATGTGGATGGGCGAGCCGCACCTGGCTGGCCGCAAGCAGACCGGCTTCGTCGTGCTGCTGTTCCTCATCGGCTTTGCCGGCCTGATGTACCTGACCAAGCGCCGCATCTGGCAGGGCATCGAGCACTAG
- a CDS encoding adenine phosphoribosyltransferase, with the protein MSLDLKALVRTIPDYPKKGILFRDITTLIEHPEGFKESIERIASQYRGQGITHVAGIEARGFIFGAGVAIALGVGFIPVRKKGKLPGETIGQNYALEYGVDTIEIHADVLDGSDKVLLVDDLIATGGTAIAAIGLLRRTGATVNDAAFVIDLPDLGGAAKLKAENVGVTALIAFEGH; encoded by the coding sequence ATGTCGCTCGACCTCAAGGCCCTCGTGCGCACGATTCCGGACTACCCCAAGAAGGGCATCCTGTTCCGGGACATCACCACGCTGATCGAGCATCCCGAGGGCTTCAAGGAAAGCATCGAGCGCATTGCCAGCCAGTATCGCGGACAGGGCATCACCCATGTCGCCGGCATCGAAGCCCGTGGCTTCATCTTCGGGGCGGGCGTGGCCATCGCCCTGGGTGTCGGCTTCATCCCGGTGCGCAAGAAGGGCAAGCTGCCCGGCGAAACGATCGGGCAGAACTACGCGCTCGAATATGGCGTGGACACGATCGAAATCCATGCCGATGTGCTCGACGGCAGCGACAAGGTGCTGCTGGTCGATGACCTGATCGCCACCGGCGGCACGGCGATCGCGGCCATTGGCCTCCTGCGCCGCACCGGCGCGACCGTCAACGACGCGGCTTTCGTCATCGACCTGCCGGACCTGGGCGGGGCAGCCAAGCTCAAGGCGGAGAATGTGGGCGTGACAGCGCTGATTGCGTTTGAGGGGCATTGA
- a CDS encoding GFA family protein, with the protein MSLIASCHCGATRIELPHAPVHVKECNCSYCGRTGAVWGYYGPGEMRFLAQADEMTYSASDGMNLHHFCGRCGMQTWGDSPDWASMYNNDGTPKNGDASSFPTTRTYAVNLRLVDDLDWAALAIEKVDGRKSW; encoded by the coding sequence ATGTCCCTCATCGCCTCGTGCCATTGTGGCGCCACCAGGATCGAACTGCCGCACGCGCCTGTCCACGTCAAGGAATGCAACTGCAGCTATTGCGGGCGCACCGGCGCCGTCTGGGGCTATTACGGACCGGGCGAGATGCGCTTCCTCGCCCAGGCCGATGAGATGACCTACTCGGCCAGCGACGGCATGAACCTGCACCATTTCTGCGGCCGCTGCGGCATGCAGACCTGGGGCGACAGCCCGGACTGGGCCTCGATGTACAACAATGACGGCACGCCCAAGAACGGCGATGCCAGCTCCTTCCCCACCACGCGGACCTACGCGGTCAACCTGCGGCTGGTAGACGATCTGGACTGGGCGGCACTCGCTATCGAGAAGGTCGACGGGCGCAAGAGCTGGTGA
- a CDS encoding VOC family protein, protein MGKIHEIVFDCDKPSKLAAFWVALLDGYAIRPYDEAEIARLAALGLTPETDPTVMVDGPGPSICFQNVEGRRYDNNRVHFDIEVGDRAGTVEQLREQGAETVRVLPTYTVMRDPEGNQFCLVDIREAMAA, encoded by the coding sequence ATGGGCAAGATCCACGAGATCGTATTCGACTGCGACAAACCCAGCAAACTGGCCGCTTTCTGGGTGGCCCTGCTCGATGGCTACGCCATTCGCCCCTATGACGAGGCCGAGATCGCGCGCCTGGCGGCACTGGGCCTCACACCCGAAACCGACCCCACCGTGATGGTCGACGGCCCCGGTCCCTCCATCTGCTTCCAGAATGTCGAAGGTCGTCGCTACGACAACAACCGCGTGCATTTCGACATCGAGGTGGGCGACCGCGCCGGCACGGTCGAACAGCTGCGCGAGCAGGGCGCCGAGACCGTGCGGGTGTTGCCCACCTATACCGTCATGCGCGACCCCGAAGGCAACCAGTTCTGCCTAGTCGACATCCGCGAAGCGATGGCCGCCTGA
- a CDS encoding MFS transporter, protein MSNPYAAIFRPAGAKGFALAGFFARMPIAMAPIGIVAMLSQTHGEYWLAGAVSATFALTSALVAPQISRLVDRFGQARILTPTTLVSVVAFGALILAANQHWPIWTLFAFALLAAAMPSIPAMLRARWSELFSGRPELNTAFAFESAMDELVYIAGASLSVGLSVTLFPEAGLVTSTLLLALGSAAFIVQRATEPAIRPAGERSRQSAFRLRSVQILTLAMIFIGSIFATAEVSAVAITEALGQPEAATFVVGVYAIGSFVLGLVIGALNLKLALEKQLAIAVGVIAVTTLPLLGVNTVPLLALAVFASGVAISPTFITTFGLIERRVPAAMLTEGVTWVMTGIGIGVALGSFASGWVVDTFGANRGFWVSVTAGTLALLTVLLGQKTLSGQPAAPVPPLRPAAAE, encoded by the coding sequence ATGTCCAATCCCTATGCTGCCATCTTCCGGCCCGCCGGCGCCAAAGGCTTCGCCCTGGCCGGCTTTTTTGCCCGCATGCCTATTGCCATGGCGCCCATAGGCATCGTCGCGATGCTGAGCCAGACGCATGGCGAATATTGGCTGGCGGGCGCTGTCTCCGCCACCTTCGCCCTGACCAGCGCCTTGGTCGCCCCACAGATTTCCCGGCTGGTCGACCGCTTTGGCCAGGCGCGCATCCTCACACCCACCACCCTTGTGTCCGTGGTCGCCTTCGGCGCGCTGATCCTGGCGGCCAACCAGCATTGGCCGATCTGGACCCTGTTCGCCTTTGCGCTGCTCGCGGCCGCCATGCCCAGCATTCCGGCCATGCTGCGCGCCCGCTGGAGCGAGCTGTTCAGCGGCCGACCCGAACTCAACACCGCCTTCGCCTTTGAATCGGCGATGGACGAACTGGTCTACATTGCCGGTGCATCGCTGTCCGTCGGCCTCAGCGTCACCCTCTTCCCGGAGGCGGGCCTGGTGACAAGCACGCTGCTGCTGGCGCTGGGCTCGGCGGCCTTCATCGTGCAGCGCGCGACCGAGCCCGCTATCCGCCCGGCGGGGGAACGCTCACGGCAGTCCGCCTTCCGGCTGCGGTCGGTCCAGATCCTGACCCTGGCCATGATCTTCATCGGCTCGATCTTCGCCACGGCCGAAGTCAGCGCCGTCGCCATCACCGAGGCGCTGGGCCAGCCCGAGGCGGCCACATTCGTGGTCGGCGTCTATGCCATCGGCTCGTTCGTGCTGGGCCTGGTCATCGGGGCGCTCAACCTCAAGCTGGCTCTTGAGAAGCAGTTGGCGATCGCGGTCGGCGTCATCGCGGTAACCACCCTGCCCCTGCTGGGGGTCAACACCGTGCCGCTGCTGGCCCTGGCGGTGTTCGCGAGCGGGGTGGCCATCTCGCCCACCTTCATTACGACCTTTGGCCTCATCGAGCGCCGCGTCCCGGCCGCCATGCTCACCGAAGGCGTCACCTGGGTGATGACCGGCATCGGCATCGGGGTGGCGCTGGGCTCCTTCGCCTCGGGCTGGGTGGTCGACACCTTTGGCGCCAACCGCGGCTTCTGGGTTTCGGTCACGGCGGGGACGCTGGCGCTGCTGACCGTCCTGCTCGGCCAGAAGACGCTATCGGGCCAGCCTGCCGCGCCGGTCCCCCCGCTGCGTCCTGCTGCCGCCGAATAA
- a CDS encoding TetR/AcrR family transcriptional regulator, with translation MAHKPRKDMIAETRAKLIAAGRKAFGEVGFADASMDSFTADVGLTRGALYHHFGDKKGLLEAVIVQMDAEMAERLRIRSAQAATRWEGFVQEGIGYIEMALEPEVRRIMFRDAPAVLGDPAAWPTANGCIEALKASLSELAAAGEIAPDTDFEAIARLVSGASTAAAQWIASTDAPQAAVQRASDAYRQLVEGLLYNRPAPQRRA, from the coding sequence ATGGCTCACAAACCGCGCAAAGACATGATCGCCGAAACCCGCGCCAAGCTGATCGCAGCAGGACGCAAGGCGTTTGGCGAGGTTGGTTTTGCCGACGCATCCATGGACAGTTTCACCGCCGATGTGGGCCTCACCCGCGGCGCGCTCTATCACCACTTCGGCGACAAGAAGGGGCTGCTCGAAGCCGTCATCGTCCAGATGGATGCGGAAATGGCTGAGCGGCTGCGCATTCGCTCGGCGCAGGCGGCGACCCGCTGGGAGGGCTTCGTGCAGGAAGGGATCGGCTATATCGAAATGGCGCTCGAGCCGGAGGTGCGGCGCATCATGTTTCGTGACGCGCCCGCCGTGCTCGGCGATCCGGCCGCCTGGCCCACGGCCAATGGCTGCATCGAGGCCCTCAAGGCCAGCCTCAGTGAACTGGCCGCGGCCGGCGAGATCGCGCCCGATACCGATTTCGAGGCCATTGCCCGCCTGGTTTCGGGAGCTTCCACTGCTGCCGCACAATGGATCGCCAGCACCGATGCCCCCCAGGCCGCGGTGCAGCGGGCGTCGGATGCCTATCGCCAACTGGTCGAGGGCCTGCTGTACAATCGCCCGGCACCGCAGCGCCGGGCGTAG